ACACGCCTACACTCAAGCGTAGTAGCAATACGGTCGATCGTTATCGAGCCGGACGCAAGGGCGCAGGCGAGAAGTCTCAGACCAATAAAGAGGAGACACAAAGAGTCGGTTCTCACCAACCCATTCATGAAGAAGTACCTGTGATGGAGCCTGAAAATACGAAGAATGATGAACCCGAACTCGATGACGAACTCATCATGTTCGGCAGATGATAAATACAAAAGAAAGAGACAAAATATGAGTACATTAGTCGAAAAGATCAACGACGAGATCAAGAAAGCCATGTTGGCAAAAGAGAAGGTGAGACTGGAAGCCCTCAGAGCCGTCAAGAAAGAGTTCCTCGAAGCCCTTACTGCAAAGGACGCCGGTGGCAAGCTGGAGGATGTAAAGGCTCTTCAGATCATCGCTAAACTCGTCAAGCAACGTGAAGAGAGTGCCAAGATCTATCGTGAGCAGTCTCGTCCGGATCTTGCGGAGGTCGAGGAGGCGCAGGCTGAAGCTCTCAAGGAGTATCTCCCTCAACAACTTTCGGAAGACGAGGTGCGTGCCGAGGTCAGTGCCATCATCGCCCAGTTGGGTGTCAGCGACATGAAAGGCATGGGGCAAGTCATGGGTGCAGCGACAAAAGCTCTCAGTGGTCGTGCCGATGGTAAGCTCATCGCAGACATTGTCAAAGCCCTCCTTTCAAAGTGATAAATTTCTAAAGCTGCTCCCAAGTTTTGGGCACTTTCTGTCTCTCGACAGAACACTCTCTGTACGCCGACAGAATCTTTTCTGCCCTGTGACAGAAAGCATTCTGTTCTCCGTCAGTTTCCCGAGCCTCACTATAAATACCAAGCGGTCTTGCCACGTGTGCAAGACCGTTTTTCTTATCCCTTTTTCCCTGTGTCAAATATGTCTTGTCAATGAGACTTGAATTCTATCCTCATGAAGAAGCGACGAAAGATCAGTCTTATATTTCGAAGCTGTTAAAAATAACCTCTCATATATTTGTGTACCTTTAGCCCAAAGATCAGTCTTCATAAAAAAATACATCCGATATGCGAAATGTCAAGATACTGATTGCGACGATATTTCAGAATGCCGGGGATGCGACCAGAGCCATTGAGATTGCCAAGGTATTGAGAGACTCTGCTCCAGAAGGTATCATCCCTGAGATTACATTTGTTTCGAGAGGAAGCCGCTTCGAGCAGGTCGCAAGGGATGAAGGATTTCAGATCTATGAGGCAAGCCCGAGGTTTGAGGGTCTTCAATACCAAGAAGACTTTCGATCCAAGTTTGGCGAGCTTATCGGAGACCCTACTCTTGCCAAGCAGCTTATTGCGAGTGAAATGAATGTCTACAAAGACTATTGCCCCGACCTGCTTATACATGGTTTTTGGCCTGTCGGGAGTATCGCTCGCAGGATGGTTATCCCGAATACTCCCCATGCTTGCTTCTTACCTATCCCGCTCACGGAGAGTTTTATGGATATGCTGACCTCCTTCCCCGACGAGATGCTGCTGTCACGCCTGCCTCTCGGGTGGCAAAGGTTCATCATACGTCATGTACCGAAGGGGATGCGTGGACGTCTACCTGCTCTTCGACACAGTAATATCCGTCGAGCTGCTCTTAGTCTGGGGTGGCAAGGTGAGGACCTGACAAACATTTTCACCATGCTCAGATCCGGCCTCTACCTCATCAACGATTTCCCTATATTTTATGATCAAGGCTCCTTTCCGAAAGAGTTTCTTTTTACCGGCCCGGTCTTCTCCGCTCCGACTCAAAGTGACATCGAGGAACCACAGATTAGGGATATCCTCAGTCGGGAAAATAGTCGCCTGAAAGTTTACTGCACACTGGGTAGTTCGGGCAATAAAAAGGCTCTCATCGAGGTTGTCAAGTTGTTTGATACCCCTATTGGTCATGAATGGAGTGGTATCATCCTTTCGCCCAAGGGGATTTGTCCCATTGAGGAGGCAAAGGCCGTTTCTCAAAATCCAAATGTGTACATCACGGACAAGTTTGTCCCTGCACTTGATATCAACAAGCAGGTGGACGTGGTTGTCTGTCACGGCGGTCAGGGAACACTGCAAACGGCAATCATGAGCCAAACACCACTCGTTGGGATCGCAACACAGCCCGAACAGAAAATCAATCTCGACAATCTCCAAAACTTCGGTTCGGCAATACGTATTCCCCAACACAGATGGAAGGCTTCACATATTGCCCGATGCGTTCAGAAAGTCTCCCGACAGCCCTCATTCAAGCGACAAGCCCAAAAGCTCTACACCGAAGCTCTGAAGACCACACCCCATGCAACAATAGCCCGATATCTTTGGCAGTTGTTGGCACTTGAGGCAAAGGGTCTAGCGTAATGTCCTCAAGTCGATGTCCAAAAAAGGCAGTGTCAAACGTAATCGTTTGACACTGCCTTTGGTATTGCCTGAGAAGAGGCTTTATCAGTTTGTCTTGTAAGTATATTTGATGCCGGAGAGCTCTTCGTTCGCCTTGATGATCTTGACCTTGAGGTCTTCTTTGTACTGAGCATAGCGACGAGCCAGATCTGTATCCGAGAGGGAAAGCATCTGTACTGCGAGGAGTGCGGCGTTGTGTGAAGCATTGATGCCTACTGTCGCCACGGGGACACCCGGAGGCATCTGTACGATGGCAAGAAGTGCGTCAAGGCCTTCGAGTGAAGCACTGATGGGGACACCAATGACCGGCAGTGTCGTCATGGAGGCGATCACCCCGCAGAGGTGTGCCGCCATGCCTGCTGCAGCGATGATGACCTTGATCCCTCTGCTTTCGGCACCTGTCGCAAACTCTTCGACCTCTTTGGGTGTGCGATGAGCTGAGAGGGCATGTACCTCGAAAGGCACCTGCATCTCCTCAAGGAGCTCCATAGCCTTTTTCATCAATGGGAGATCGGATGTGCTCCCCATGATGATACTTACGACAGGTTTCATTGTTTGATAAGATCCTGATAAGCAGCAGCAGAGAGGAGACCATCGACTTCTGATGGCTCGATGACCTTAACCTTCACGATCCAACCCTTACCGTATGGGTCTTCGTTGACAAGTTCGGGAGCATCTTCGAGAGCTTCGTTCACTTCGAGGACTTCGATAGCCACAGGAGTGAAGAGGTCTGATACAGTCTTCACTGCTTCGATCGAACCGAAAGCATCGTCTGCGTTGAGGGTGTCGCCTACTGTATCCACGTCTACATAGACGATTTCACCGAGCTCTTTCTGAGCGAAATCAGTGATACCCATGTAAGCTACATCACCTTCGAGTCTGATCCATTCGTGATCCTTAGTGTACTTTAGATTTTCAGGAAAATTCATAGTTGTAAATGATAAAAGTTAGATATTTAGTTGTGATAATCTTTGCATATCGAGAAGCTCCTTGTCAGAGTAACAGTCAGCCAAAGATACTACATATATTTCAGATATAAAAGCACCTTATTTGGAAGAATAGTACGGGGATTTGAAGGCTTCTATCTGAGGGATGTGTCATTCTGCATCAGGTGG
This is a stretch of genomic DNA from Porphyromonas cangingivalis. It encodes these proteins:
- the gcvH gene encoding glycine cleavage system protein GcvH, yielding MNFPENLKYTKDHEWIRLEGDVAYMGITDFAQKELGEIVYVDVDTVGDTLNADDAFGSIEAVKTVSDLFTPVAIEVLEVNEALEDAPELVNEDPYGKGWIVKVKVIEPSEVDGLLSAAAYQDLIKQ
- the purE gene encoding 5-(carboxyamino)imidazole ribonucleotide mutase; protein product: MKPVVSIIMGSTSDLPLMKKAMELLEEMQVPFEVHALSAHRTPKEVEEFATGAESRGIKVIIAAAGMAAHLCGVIASMTTLPVIGVPISASLEGLDALLAIVQMPPGVPVATVGINASHNAALLAVQMLSLSDTDLARRYAQYKEDLKVKIIKANEELSGIKYTYKTN
- a CDS encoding GatB/YqeY domain-containing protein — translated: MSTLVEKINDEIKKAMLAKEKVRLEALRAVKKEFLEALTAKDAGGKLEDVKALQIIAKLVKQREESAKIYREQSRPDLAEVEEAQAEALKEYLPQQLSEDEVRAEVSAIIAQLGVSDMKGMGQVMGAATKALSGRADGKLIADIVKALLSK
- a CDS encoding glycosyltransferase, giving the protein MRNVKILIATIFQNAGDATRAIEIAKVLRDSAPEGIIPEITFVSRGSRFEQVARDEGFQIYEASPRFEGLQYQEDFRSKFGELIGDPTLAKQLIASEMNVYKDYCPDLLIHGFWPVGSIARRMVIPNTPHACFLPIPLTESFMDMLTSFPDEMLLSRLPLGWQRFIIRHVPKGMRGRLPALRHSNIRRAALSLGWQGEDLTNIFTMLRSGLYLINDFPIFYDQGSFPKEFLFTGPVFSAPTQSDIEEPQIRDILSRENSRLKVYCTLGSSGNKKALIEVVKLFDTPIGHEWSGIILSPKGICPIEEAKAVSQNPNVYITDKFVPALDINKQVDVVVCHGGQGTLQTAIMSQTPLVGIATQPEQKINLDNLQNFGSAIRIPQHRWKASHIARCVQKVSRQPSFKRQAQKLYTEALKTTPHATIARYLWQLLALEAKGLA